In the Rhinolophus ferrumequinum isolate MPI-CBG mRhiFer1 chromosome 12, mRhiFer1_v1.p, whole genome shotgun sequence genome, gTATCCCACATGCCCCTTCCTATAGTcctctccttcctgtcttcctgccAGGCACCCACGGCAGAGCTGGCCCCCTGCACACCATACCTACAGCACGAGAGGGGTGGACAGAGTCATTGAGTTCTCTCTGGCCTGGTTACCTGGGTGCTCCCTCCCATGGCTCACCTGACCCGACCCCATACCTGGAGTCCCTCCCTTCCTGACTCAACCAAGGTCCCTTCTTCCCCGGTTATTTCTGGGGTCTCTCCCTCCTCTAACAAACCAGAGGTCCGTCTGTCTCTTGGCTTACCTGGGCGGGTGTGAGTGCTTCCTCCTGCTTCAATTCCTCAGCTAAGGCTACGGGATCCAGCTGTGGTTCTGAGGAAAGCAATTGTTCCAGGAATCGGGGGTGAATGACCGCCTCCACCTGGAACAGAAGGAAGAAGCTGTGAGCAGTCTTGGAGTAACCTGTGAGTCAGCAGGACcaagggggcgggggggagagtGGGGGAAGTGAAAAACCTAGGACCCACCCCATCCTCATGCAGAAGGTGAGTGTTTTACACCGTCATGgtcatctcacacacacacacacacaaacacacacacacacacacagacacacacacacacacagacactcacacccACGCCCGCACACAACTCAGGAACCCAGAGCTGGGTGCCAGAGTGCCACTCCCTGGAATCTTCTAGACCACAGAACTCTGGGCCAGCGCACCTTGGTATCGAAGTCTTCCTGGGAACACAGCTCGTCAATGTAGCTCAGGAGACCCGGGGCCGGGTAGGTCCCATCATCATCCTGCTGTGGCTCCTTTAAGTCTTCTTCCCATTCTCCCCCTGGCACTCCGGTGGCTGAGTGGGCCGACCCCAACAGCTCATCCATGATGTCCATGTACTCTCTCACGGCCTCAGGGGGAATCTCCTCTGGTGCCTCGGTCTCCCGGGGCCGCTGGGAACTGTGTGGTTGCGGGCCGGCAGGATGGGCTCTGGGTATGGCCGTCCTGGGAACGCACgctgaggaggagagaaaggaggaggaagcgTGAGGGCCTCCAGCTTCCACCTCCTGAGCGTGAGATGGCGATTGCAGTGGGACAGCAGTGTTGGGGGCATGCTCCCATGAGTGCTGTCGGGTCAGGACCACCTGAAGCCCGTCACTGTGGGAGGGACAGGGAAGCATCTCAGAGAGTCACAGGTGAGTAAGTGTGGAGCCACACATACTCTGAGGGGCATCCCATGCGACCCGTTTCTCAGCTGACTTGACGTTGCATCCTGTGACGGGCAGGGGGAGAGGGCTTACAAAACTTGACCAGGTCCAGACCCCGTGGTGACAAAGGGCACCTGAGACCCTGGCTCCCATGGCTGTCGTGTTTGAGAGAACAATGTCCCCTTGAAGAAAAGGACCGATGTGGGGACAGTGCTCTGCCCTGAGCCCCAGTTGCCTTTGGCCATGGGAACTCGGTGTCCTACCTGGCTGCGAGCCCAccagtggggctgggggctcccAAGGATCAGGCCtcggtggggctgggggaggcaggccCTGCTCCGCCTTCATCCACTGCAACTTCTGAATCTGCATCTCCTCCTCCTCAAACTCCATGaacctgggggagagggaggcatgAGCCGGCTGAGAAGGACGCCGGCCCGGAGCCCAGCAAAGGCAGCCGCTGACGGAGGGATGGCAGAGCAAGTGCCTTGACGCTGTGAGGGCCCTGTGCTGGCCGAGAACTCTCCTCCCAACACCCTCTCTGAAGAGCACCGCCAAAGCGGACCCTGCCTGAAGTCAGCCCACCCCCGCCCTGCAGCCCTCGGGACACCAGACCCTGGCTCACTTTTCTGCCATCTCGTAAAAGATCATCCGGTCAAAGTTGCTTGTGTGCTGCCATTCCCGCATGGCCCGCTTCAGTCCGTCCTCCAACGTCATGGTGGGATTCAGACGGGACAGGGACCGGAGCACTGGACTGTAAGCCCTCGAGGTCAGTCACGGTCTACACCCCAGCATCCACCCGCCAGACCCACCCAGCTGTGTAGTGCACCCGGGCCCCCACAGCATGACTGATGCAGGTGTGGGAAGAGGAGTCTGGGTGTGCAAAGACAAGCCCTCCCACTACTGTCGTTGCTGCCTCCCAGTCACACCGGCCCATGAGCCATGACTTGAGGCTGACCGTGCACTTGCACCCTGTAGCAGGGACCCTCTGGCTTTGGGAGGTCTTTTCCTCTTCAAGATTGCCCGTTCATCCCATAATCACTATCATTAATGAGGCATGGCCTGTGCCAGGCAATCTGCTAACACTTCATAGATTAACCCAAGGAGTCTCCTCTGCAGTCCTCTGAATTAAGTAGAATTGTCCCCTTGTTTACAAGGGACCAAGGGTGCCGAAGGAAATGGCTCCCAGAGTCACAAGTCAAGTAGTAGCAGGAGCTGGACTCCGGCTGCTGGGGTCAGTTGAGACACGGCACCTCAGAGGAGGTCATGAACGGGACATGTGACGCGTACTACCAAGAACGAGCCTTCTCAGAGCGTGGGCAGCGCCCTCAGACCTTCCTTGCTGTGTCCCAGGGAAAGGCGCCCCGCATGCCCGTCCGCCGTCCCCTCTATGTGAAAGCTCCAGCGGAGCTCCCCGTACCCCTTCCCAGTGCACTCACATGAGGAAGCAGGAAAGAGCTTCTGGATCGGAACTCTGGGGTAGGAGGCTCCAGGCCAGGGCCTTGAAGCGCTGCCAACAGCGGAAGTTCTCATACACACTCTTGGGGTTCCCGGAGTTGTCCGAAGCAGCCTTGGAGCGGGAGGTGGCCAGGCCACCCTCTCTGGGAGCCCCATTTGGCCATGGCCCAGCACTCACTGGGGAGACGATGGAAGCCAGCTGGGCAGCTGGCGGTGGGGCCTGAGGAGGAAGGCCTGGGGACCAGCTGCCTTGGACAGCCTGGGTGCCCCCAACAGCCGGAGCAAGCATAATGGTCTGCACCGCAGAGGCTGTCAAGAATTGGGGTGCAGGACACACAGCACCCCCACAGAGGGCCCCCGGAGCACTGCAGTTGAGCGGGGCCTGAGTAAGGACCAAGGTCTGAGTCTGGGGCGGCTCTGCTTGCCCCACTTCTGATCTGACCTGGACAATGATGTTGCCAGCCCCAGTCCCTGTGGGGCCATGACCAGCATCTCCTGCCACCGAAGGTGTCCCAGGGAAAGCCGGCAGCACCCCGGGCTGGCCAGGAGGAAATGACGGCGTCACGAGGGGCGGCAGGTGCTGCTCCCCGGATGGCCAGTATGCGGGGCCAGCAGTGGGTGGCGGAAAAGGCAGCACCACGAAAGGAGACATGGAAGCACCAGGGCTCATGATCACTGCCGGTCTGAGCACTGCAGATGCTGTTGAGACAAAGGAAAGAGGTGAATGGCGTAGGACAGTCAGTAACCAGGACAGAGGCACTCTGTGTCCCCTTTAGCCACAGTGGAATCAGAGCGATGAGTCTCAGCAGGTAAGGACCCTTTGTATGGGGAAGCTGCAGTTTGCAAATGCCCTCGGGTGATTTTCATGCTCTGACCCCAGGTTGAGAATTATTCCACTGGGGAGTTTGCGCCCGTGCACCAAGGCTCCCTGACCGCTGTCTGCCTGGAAGAAAACGCCCCGCCAGCTCTGAGTCTGGGAGCCTCCTAAGGATTCCCTGACCTCTGTCCCTGCCAGCCTCACAGGCTGTCTCCCAAGTCATGAAACTGGGCAGACATCTGCTCTGTGGAAAACGGTCATAGACAGACTCATTAAAAGATAGGAACCTTCTCCAAGGTAAGTTGCAGGCACTCAAAGTGCCTTCGTGAACAGGCAGTGTCTAAAATATTAGAGCCCATCTCCCCCTCAGTCTTCCTTTCCCAGAGACTCAATGTAAATCACTCTCCTTCTTCCCTGGCcaagcacagaaaacaaaaacgcTTGCGTAATGGCTCTCCACAAGGAAGCCCCAGGAGCCAGGATATAATCCCTAAACACCCCAGCCCGGCCTGTACGCACAGCTCAGAACCAACCACAGCAAACACTTCACATGGGACAGATTCTGCCACTCTATCCCCCATGCTCACAGTCGCTGCCACCACTTAGCAGCGCTGTGCCCAGGAGAGGGGTCTGCGAAGCAGGCGTTGTGTCCCTTAGATTCTGTCATTTCACAGCCAGCAATGGCTGCCGAGGATTAGAAAAGGGCCAGGCAATGGAGAGCAGTGGGGCTGTCAGTGGAGGTTTCCAGAGAATTCCATAGCTGCTGTCACGTTACATTGGTTGTAGGTCTGCAGACTGTCCGTGGCCCTTCCTCTCCCAGCTCCCAACAGTGGAAAGTGCAGACACAGTAAACCAGGTGTCACTGGGACAGAGTTATCTGGGACACATTCCTGTTCACAGGAACTCATGCAGACCCTATTCCAGGAGAACAAGGTACACAGCACATGCATCTGACTCATCAGGACAGGTGTCCTAGCGCGTTTCATAATAAGATAGAAGATCGTCTTCCAGCTTCTGTGCTACTCTCCCAGCCCCCTTTGAAAAGCAATCCACCTTCACAGACGTTCCACCGGAAAACCAACTACACTCCCCATCCTTTCCCTGTCCATGAAGTAGTGACATGGAATTAGAGCCAACCCTCGTCTCCCAGGTGCAACGCAGGGCTGAGGAGACGCAACATGATCAAGTAAGGGTGAAGAACTGATTTACACAGAGGGAGAACAGTTCAGAACCACTCACGGAACCCAGTCTCATCTTGATGGAAGTTACACCGTGACCCTGCCCCTGTTGAATCCAAGACAACAGCTACCCGGACTGAGAAGAAGTGAGCTCTGGGCAGGAAAGAGTGAAAATGCTCTGGGCTGCATCAGTTAGAGTACCTTCCAGCCTGGCTCTTGGCGAGGACATTTCACTGTAGACCGGGCCACAGGCAGCCCCACTGGACAAGTCTCCGGCTAAGAccacctctccccacttccccatTCGATCTAGTGTGCCCAGTTCTCAGCCCTTAGAAAGCTATTGTGGGGCAAGCTCCAGCTGCCTGAAGAACAGGACACAGGGCTCGGCTTTCCCCGTGACCCTCCCTGTGCCACCAGCACGACATCACCCACTACGCCCTTCACACGCATGTCCAAGTGGCTTGTCTCCCCTCTAGAAGGAATCAGTGTGTCGGCTGCCGTCCTTTCTCCATGTCCAGGCGTTTTCCCCGAGTTGTCCTGATCCACCTCTTAGGAGCCCACCTGTCCAGTGCCGTCTGTCACAGGTTTCCACTGGCTCCCATCCTCCCCAGGTGACATGTCCTTGGAGGTCCAGTGCTAACCCCTTGCTCTACTCAGTCCAAACTCTGTTTGCCCAACCCAAACTATGTCACATCTATATCCCAACCATTTGAGGGATTATAGGATCTCTAAACATGCCCCCCTCCAACCTACAGGCTTACCTCCTTTTGAAGTCATCCGCGCAGACTGAGACACTGACCGCACTGCCTAGTAATGCTCCACAATCAAAAAAGTCAAGTCCAAGACCCAGAGAGAGTGACCTGCTCCAACAGATGCTCAGCATCCAAATGAAGGAGGGAAAAGTTTGAATTTAAACAGTAGAATGTGGTGCTCAAGACATtctgcagtgggggagggggaaggggaagtgggcctgggtgggggtggggagacattCCATGAAGGGCTCTGGCAGGTAGGCAAGAACCAGAAGCACCTTTCAAATTGTACAGTGGCAACACAATTGGTGTGTGCCTCTTGAGGCAATTTTTACGTTGTTTTTATAGATTCAGAGCACCAATGTTTTACTAGATGTTCTCTTTGTTTCAATTCTTTGTCCATCATCCTACTGGTAGTTTTTTTGTCCCTCAACCTGCTTTCTACCTGGCTCTCGGCTTCTTTCAACACAGGCCACACTTTCTGAACAAAATTCACAACACATAATCTGATAAATCCATGGGTACTGATGGCCACATGGAGCCCGGTCTTTGAAATTAGGATCGACTCAGCAGACCCTGCATGTTGGGTTGCTGGGTGCACgtcattctttaaaaaggagTCCTGTGGCCCCAAGTAGCGACCTGTGCTGGAAGCTCTGCAGACCCCAGCAGGCCCAACCTTACTAACCATCCCTTTTGCTCCAGTCCACCGAAGTCAGGCCAAGACCAGAAATCACTCCTTTTTGTTTCTCAGAGTACcgtgttgttaaatatttatttttttaaatcatttacatGATTTTAACGTAATGTTTTAAATAAGTAATGCTTTTGCATACTTCACAGTCAAATTGTGCAAAATGGAAAAGGCAGTGACGAGTTTTCCTCTTACCCTTTCCCCCGGCAGCACAGACCTCTTTCCCACAGCATGCCAGTGTTATCTGTTTCCTTTAAATCTTTCCAGAGATGTATTATGTGACGAAAAGCAAATGCaagctattttcagtttttaaaatgctctcACTTTTTTTCAGGTTAAAGATTGATGTGTGTTCTGATATATTTGCAGATATTTATAATGATTGTCTTTGTACTGGTAATGTGGctcctctttttatttctggaGGCTAGATTCCTAGAACAAGAAGTTCTCCAGTCCCTTAAAATTCACACTACCTGAAAGGAGAGGTGGCCACATGTAGAACATAATGAATGCCAAGTGAATTCGAATTTCAGATATACACTGGATGTCTTTTTAGGGTAATTGTGTCCTAGGCAATATTTTTTACATACTCTTACTGCaaatttctttgctgtttttctgaAACAGGGatcctgtgttttatctggcaactctacaaaaaagtaatatattaagCTATTATGAGTTACTCACCCCTGTAAAGAGACTCAAGCGTGCATCGTAGATCTACTGCAAAACATAATTGCACACAGTCTTGATTCTACATGCTCTTTGGATGATGTGAAATTTGGAAGAGCCGTCATACAGCACTGAATGTCTATGCTTAGTGCGGGTAAGGACAGAAGTAAAGGATAGGAAGGCAGAAAATCTTCTTCTTCTTGAGCCCCACGCTTAATGGGGCTTAACGTCTTAAGGTTCTGGTTTTCCTACGTGTTAAAAACCCTATACACATGAGATGAATATGCACCTGATACAAAGGCAGAGTGCTATCCTCCATGTTCAATCACCATTCACACAAACCTGCTTCCATCCAAGTCGTAGCTCCCAAGCCTGAGCATGAAAGCACCGTTGATGGGCTTCTGAATTTCCTGTATGCATCATAGACCCTTGCTCTCTGGAATCGAGGCTCATCATCGCATGGGATCCCATCTTCATATGATGCATGGTAGCACCCCTTTAAAAAcacttgtttctcattttcatattgtttataaGTGTGAGTTTATCCCTGTCAACATGATTTAAAAAGGATTCTCAGGAAGTCGGTCAAGGGAGACCAGAGGAGACAACTTCAGGGGATTGCAACCAAACCTTTGGGAGACAAGCTTCATTCCCTGTTGTAGCAGCAGAATTCCTACTGATGGTAGGGCgttggagaagggaagagaggttTAGGAGGACTGTTCCACACTGTGAACATTCACCAAGAAGAACTAGTATTGGCGCTTAAGAAGTTTCTGGTCCCTTGCAAGGAATAATTGCCTCGAGAGAAGATGAGAAGATGAGGTGAGAGCCATTCAAGCAAAATCACAGTGAACTGcatttcaggaaacaaaaaaatatcctGTGGGAGATTGAAAAGAATAAACCACTTGAATATATTTCTCAGGACTTGAGCTTTTATCATCGGGAATTCTTACATAATGTTCAACTAGTAACTTCTTATTAGCGGTATGGTGAGGCAAAAGATTGTTCTCAGGTACTCACTCACTCAAGAAAGGGAGACTTCCCTGTTGCTTCCTCCCCTTGTCTAGTCAGTCAATCAATTATTTACAAGATTCTCACTCATGGCTCTGATAGGATTTGAATGAGTGTTCTCAGGGTCACTGACAAAAATTGTGTTGGGGAAAAACCATCCTGTTCTAGTACTGCGATCCCTTATGTACTACGTCAAGTCCTAGACCCAAGAAGAAGATGTAATAGGTTATCTCAAATGGAATTTGGGGAGACTGGTCATGCAAGGGGGTAGCCAAATGTGCTTTGGACCCTGATCTCTGAGTATTCTAGCAGCAAGGTCAAGGGCTGGCATTTAATGCTGATGAAAAACATCTCTGCATATGAATCACAGGCCTCAGACGATAGGTGATCTTCCACCCAAACATGGAACATTGGAGGTACAGTGACATACCATGTTTGTGTCTTGTGGAGTTTTCAGTCTGTGCACTTGGAGAAGCTTAGTGCTGTTAGGTGTGAGTGGTCCAGAGAGTTATCCTATAAAGTGAGAAATGCTTGAATCTTGCCAATGACCAGAAAGACGATCTGAAATTTCTTTGAAGTATTACAAACTCAAGTTGGCAAGTTGATTGGGCTAATATacgcaaaataaaacaaaaaaaccgaaGGAGGGCAAAATTGTTCCCATACTGCCTGCTAACGTCCACTGAAACCGGCCCAGACTGTTCATTCTTGATCGATGTTACAATAAAAACCTTGCAAAGGAAACATCTGtgaatcaacatttattgaaaaccctCCATATACTAAATGAATACACCAAGGAAAACATTCTAATACAGTAAATGCGTTTGGGAAAACTCTAGGAATGGAGTCAGGGGTGAGTATGTCTTAGAGTGTTTCCCCAGGTCTAAAATTCTTTGCCAGAATTGTTTAATGGAACCTTCAGTCTTGCTGGGGAAAATGGCCTATTAATTTAGAAATCACCGAAATGCAGTCCAAAGGGCACGAAGGCACTCGCCTCAATTCGAGGATAGGTACTTTACGTAGAGCTCTCCAAAACTTTTAGGAGGCTCGTATCTAAGGGCGTGGATTGCAAGGTTGCAATTTTAAGGTCGTAAGTGCTCAGTTCACACGCGGTGGTTTAGGGATGGCCAAGGGCAGTTGTGAGGAGGACACGCCTCCCGAGAAGCTTCGCAGGGCCCCCAgcacctccttttctttcctctcccgcagGGACAGCAGAGGCCAATTCGTGGCTTGTCTCGTGCCTGGACGCACACGCACGGCCCCTGGAGCTGGGGCTCTCGTGGGCGTGGACCGCTGTCCCGCAACAGCTCCCAGGGTTCGTTGCAGTGGTTTGCTGTGGCAGATGCGCATGCGTAGCCCGGTTGGGCGTGGGCCCAACGGCCTTCCTGGCTCGGGGCGGTGCCTCGCATGGCGGCCTCCAGAGTCAGTTATGTAAACATGGAGGTAACGGATGGCCGGACTCTGCACCCCCCCAGGTATCGCTGCTCTTCACTGTTGTTCAGGCTGTGGGCTATTTGCCTcccgggtgtgtgtgtggggtgatgCCCCACAGTGTGGGTTCATGGCCCCACAGTGGCTCACTCCCGGTGCTGTTCACACCAGGGAATTGGCATCACTGGGAACCAGCTGCGTGGGCGGTTTAgtgatgggggggggggggggggacggtGCCCTGCAGTGGAGGCTGGCAATGAGTGTGagttactttgtattttttaatttattggggtgacaattgttagtaaaattacataggtttcaggtgtaccattctgtattacatcatctataaatcccattgtgtgttcaccacccagagtcaattctccttccatcaccatatatttgatctaccacccctctcctcccttactgtctggtaaccactaaactattgtctgtgtctatgagtttttgtttctcatttgtttgtattgttcttttgttgtttatggttcatataccacatatcagtgaaatcatatggttccatgctttttctgtctgacttattttgctagcattataatctcaagatatatccatgttgtcacagatgctcctatatcatcttttcttaccgccgaatagtattccattgtgtatatataccacaacttctttatccattcatctatcgaaggacattttggttgtttccgtgtcttggccaccgtaaacaaagctgcaatgaacattggagcaaatgtgtcttatggataaatgttttcagattttttgggtagagtcccaggagagggattgctgggtcatatggtaattctattcgtaattttttgaggaacctccacactgccttccataacggctgcaccagtctgcattcccaccaacagtgtatgagggttcctttttctccacagcctctccaacacttgttactctttgtcttgttgatgatagccattctgactggggtcaggtgatatctcattgtggtttttgtgcatttctctgatgattagtgatgttgagcattttttcatatgtctatttgccatttgtatggcctctttggagaaatgtctcttcatttcaggtcctctgcccatttttcaattgggctgtttgttttattattgttgagtttcatgagttccttgtatattttggatattagcccctaatcggaggcacagtttgcaaaaatcttctcccattcagttggttgcctctttattttgtcgatggtttcttttgctgcgcgGAAACttctaagtttcatatagtcccattcgtttattttagcttttacttcccttgccttggagtcaaattcataaaatgctctttgaacccaaggtccataagtttagtacctacgttttcttctatgcagtttattgtttcaggtcttatgcttaagtctttgatccattttgaattaattttggtacgtggtgagagatagcagtccagtttcattcttttccatgaggctatccaattctcccagcaccatttattgaagaggctgtcttttctccattgtatgttttttgcttctttgtcaaaaattatctgtccatatatatgtggttttatttctgggttctcaattctaatccattggtctatgtgtctgtttttctgccaataccatgctgttttgattattgtagccctgtagtacaagctaaagtctgggagtgcgatacctccagtattgttcttttttcttaagattgctttggctattcgcgttcttttgtggttccaaacaaatctgatgattttttgttctatttctttaaaaaatgccattgggattttgatggggattacattaaatctgtatatccctttgggtaatatggccattttaacgatgttgattcttccaatccatgagcacaggatgtctttccatttctttgtgtcttctttaatttcttttaaaaatgtcttatagttttcagcatatacgtctttcaaatccttggttaagtttatttctaggtattttattctttttgctgcaatttcaaaaggaattgttttttgtatttctttttctgagatttcactgtcaGTATAtcggaatgcaatggacttttgtacgttgattttgtagccggcaactttacagtattcgttgattgtttctaatagctttttggtggagtctttaaggttttctatatatagcatcatgtcatctacaaagagtgacaatttaacttcttcattcacaatttggatcccttttatttatttcttttgcctgattgctctggcgaggacttccaacactatgttgaaagcagaggtgataggggc is a window encoding:
- the LOC117032042 gene encoding NUT family member 2G-like → MGKWGEVVLAGDLSSGAACGPVYSEMSSPRARLEASAVLRPAVIMSPGASMSPFVVLPFPPPTAGPAYWPSGEQHLPPLVTPSFPPGQPGVLPAFPGTPSVAGDAGHGPTGTGAGNIIVQVRSEVGQAEPPQTQTLVLTQAPLNCSAPGALCGGAVCPAPQFLTASAVQTIMLAPAVGGTQAVQGSWSPGLPPQAPPPAAQLASIVSPVSAGPWPNGAPREGGLATSRSKAASDNSGNPKSVYENFRCWQRFKALAWSLLPQSSDPEALSCFLIPVLRSLSRLNPTMTLEDGLKRAMREWQHTSNFDRMIFYEMAEKFMEFEEEEMQIQKLQWMKAEQGLPPPAPPRPDPWEPPAPLVGSQPGCNVKSAEKRVAWDAPQTCVPRTAIPRAHPAGPQPHSSQRPRETEAPEEIPPEAVREYMDIMDELLGSAHSATGVPGGEWEEDLKEPQQDDDGTYPAPGLLSYIDELCSQEDFDTKVEAVIHPRFLEQLLSSEPQLDPVALAEELKQEEALTPAQVSQETDGPLMALTAEESEQAPQSRREPRLDSPPSVSEASEDARRHDYGPQLGVSDIACSPEADFKDPQRQCRADAHLSRPKVFDVSSGCQESPALRARWPPSPPEGPRHPASRQGPRDAFFPRETCPVRETHRPADWCGVDEEVLPSLSFLLDSQNSLLPWRFPQSPVSASGLVFPGGRGDRGAPQSLSYQRLGLSRVDPSAAKSRKRALDGDPAPAEKTPRLGTDLRVSVRPALALGPVRSSQPQKRKWDPFVMGKRRKLHCSQ